aaatccgttgagcatatgacgtggctgttgaatagtcaaagatgtggaacatatgacgtggccattgaaaggtcaaagtgttgagaatatgtggtggaagtgaaaatggttgaaattgtGACGTGGTTGCGTGAATAATCTATGCGcggtgaaatatattgtggcgAATTATTTCTTAAGGGATTAGTGAGATTAAATATTAGCATCAGTATTCATTTGGCATTTTCGACCCCTGCTATTATTGGAGAAGAAATCCTATTTTTccttagatttaattaattgcttgggatatttatccaaattaaatccaaaacccgattatttcttatttttctcCATGAGAATTCGACCCCTATGCTTGTTCCAAGGGAGATCAAAAATCTCCTATTTatgggagaaggaaattattttattatattatttgaacccttatttattcccttccctgaataaatataaatatcctAGCAATCTTACCATATATAAGGAGATCTTGccatatcctatttaaattaggatttgaatttaattcttTGTGGGAGAGGAATAAAAATCGCATACTTCCCTATTTTAATGGtggatattattattttattctgctccgtattattttattctactccgtgaaataccaaattaaatcataggctaattaaatagccttgATTTTGAATTCCTCCGTATTCTTCTCCCATAATTCACGCCATTCTCCCTCTCTTCTCTAACTCCacattattcatttaattaattatggagaaTCAAATCTTGGAAATTATCTCTATAAATAAGGGaggaaaaccctaaccctagccactaaCTACACGTCACTCTCCACTCTCCcactctctctcaatttttctTCTATCTTTCTCCAAGAATTCTTCACCTTTTtgagaagaatttaagttgaagcatcaaaaattgttgaagaatcaagattttactttgtttctaccgatcgtttcgatcaagaaaggtataattgaatttcttttccccatcctctccattgaaaccttgattttgattccttcatgcatataatgagtgtagagatcttagatctaagatttaaTCGGGTGAGATTGATGGTTGCATGAGAAAAAGATATGTATATGCGTTTATGGTTGTTTATGAATGAACTTATGGATGATttgtggtgaatgctatgtgaatatatgagaacatgatggtgagatctttttgaagcatgattatgtgttggaagcatggatatatgtgtttggatgaatatttgataaaccctaactcgaaatttggaagcatgacaactgtggtgttcggacagtagattccgacgtgtgtttgactgatcaaacgatcttattttggtgcggattttaactgagtaaacttcaaggtgtcttctgtgttgtgtgtaaatttcagcctttttggacgaaagatgattatttaatgaatttttgaagtcgactgcgcagttctgcctgAATTTATATTCCCCTctagtgagtttcgtttttgatttgaccgacctaaagatgtgattttgatgtgaaattttactggatgatctttgatgtgtctactatattgtggtaaaatttcagccccaacggaggtcggatgaatttttaatgatttttacaaaatgactgcGCTATTatgccagatttctatcatacaaaaataatctatgttgttaagttttgaatgatatacatgatgcatatgtgttaaggaacccattctatgatgaagtgatgtgttgtTCGTTGATGTaagctatggtgtgtttccttgtgttgatgaacgtttgggatgggtaaattaaagagacgatggaaggaacgttagggcatgcatgataattttTTGTGATGAAAGGCTGATTGTattgtggtgttgacaagggttgtcgtgcgtacgtgagcacaaggaacgagggttgctttgagttgtgtattgtgttaTCTAAATAAgtgaggtgagctttcttttaaataaggacgatgtcctaaatgttttatcaatgggaatgaaactgtgtttatcatgtcttgtttgattttaacgtgcctatctgatatggctttatgccattattatttaaatcaaattcgggtcctcgtagggccgcaaaccctacttggactagagtacacctatggtagatcgtgtgctagcgtacgggctggccggtctagtgacttggtttgtggccaaattccaagtcatgtattggcagatatggtaaacgtctatgggaaaatgactgatcagtcgacttttgaacgatgaaatattttggtacctcgggcctttctaaaaataaaaaccccGATGGATACTTGAAAAaaggcatgataaataatattttgataaactgttttcggcatgagtccactgagtattttatagtactcagccctgcatatgttttccctacgtgcaggttgagcggcgacgagagtatggtggtgttgagcaagttaattgaagaatgaattgtttatctttgatctgtgagtgtcgttgtgtcttcatacataacttcactcttctcttggatgcttccgctgaaacctgttttacttattgtttGATCTTGACACTATTTTGAGTTCCGTTTATAATCTAAAGACATGTTATGTTTTGGAGTACGCTGAACCCTTGTTATCTTGAATATCAATGATGATAATTGTTTTCTCTTTGGTCTGTCTGTCAAAGCGTCACTCTGACCTTCTCTCTTTGATTtttgttcatttatttccttggtcaaacccctttttataaaaccctagccCTTTTCTTTGATTACATTTAAGTCCTgctaagtcgcgatcgccgcatttattataccctagaagggcggtcgtgacacctaGTGACGTGACATAAGGTATTTTTTGTTAGTCCACACTACTACGGATGCTCTTAGTGTTTTCGTGATTATATTTCATTCGTCTAAAATAAtagattaaattataaataacacgagttttaatgtacaattagtaaaataagaaaaaggaaaaaagatggTGGAAGTAGTGTTGGTGGAATGTGCGATTGgcattattaataaaatttaattatttaaaactttcatatttaaaaattgatttttggtGAACGacctaaaatggtaaaatagtTATTCTCCCCATCCCATAGAAATATGATGTTTGGAAATGATACGAGTTTTAAAGcataaatggtaaagtaagagaagtaAAATATAGCATAAATAATGTTAGTAGATGATGAAACCTATAAATgataaaagtaagaaaaaaaaatataaaatgtagtTGATAGTATTAGTGGATGGTGGAGCAAAGTAAGAGAGGATAAGAAAACTTTCTTTAAATAGATATGGACTATTTATAcgagataaactaaaaaaatatgacatatttctataagacgaagagagtattaatATATGTTTCATTCGTCTCACAATAGTTGAGTCGTTTTTTTATCGTGCCAAAATAATTCAGTCTTTTCTTTCactaaaaaatgttattgactcttttattttattctttatatgtctattttactttattataattcctcctttattttttattacttaatttttaaatattactctatcgtcccacaataggagtcctatttgaCATGAGCAATTGTTTTAAGAAAAGTAAGTCATAATGGATTGAATaagttaataaaataagagtctcacttataataaaatgtgaatggaataagttggtggaatgtatggcatgcttattatttatgataaaagtgtgataaaactcttattgtggaacgaatagaaataataaaatatagtaactCTTATTATAGACAGAGTAagcaatttcttaaattttatattcaataaaaatgCCTTAATCTTACAATGTAAggattattatattttttaaagtttaaagAAATTGTAAAGGAGACTACAAGAAAGGTGAGCATGGACTAAACTTGTATTTCTATCTTACAGTATTATATGtccttcattttttaaaaatattagcaacttttttttaattcaagaaatttcttttttttttctaataagatctatttttactaatatatttttttatctgtctttactttattaattggtaATAAAATTGTTGTAGTttgaaaagtttctatttttacgATAGAAAAATGGAGTAtcagagcatcagcagtggcgcgtAATTCCCGAccgaattcccaaaaacaccttctgccacgtcatacagatttcccactgcacagtggggGACATCCCGAAGGACTTcctacaattaaaaaaatttaatgcaataaacgggaattccgcgcggacgtctatgggagtcaacgcaatggcgaaCGTCCGCACGCCCGTCGCGTTGGAATTCCGCATAACGCCGCGGAACTAcggtgtcctcggcggaattccgtatccgtgcataccatgcacaatgacggacgtcaGCCGCGGAATTCCAGCAAGCCGGTCGGAATTCCGCTGGGACGGGCGCAATTGCTTATGCTCTTAAACTGAGCATAATTGCTTATGCTCTTAAACTATTAATTGCTTCTTTCGTTCAACTATgcaaaaaattaacaaaaaaaggaaaaactgGAGATTTGATTTCCACCCTATCAATTGTGGAAGGATTAAGGAAGGCACTAGATCAGAGAGCGGAGTTTTGTTTTGTAGCAGATCAAACAGGATCATAGATAAGAGATGAAGATACTTGTTAGAAATATTGATAAAATCCTCCTAAAAAGTTGTGGCTGCAAATCCTTCGTAGCCCCACTCTCTTCACCAATCGCATTCActcccctctttctctctctcaaccAAATGGTCTGCCTTTTACCTTTTACTACTGCGTCTTCCCCTGCTTTGATACTCCCATTATTAACTCCAGGCGAATCAACATTCATTCGGTATTTAATTCTTCAGCACACGTTTGTAATTAGGCGTTTGTCGGATTCCGATGTGAAAAGGGAAGATTTTTAAGCTGTAGTTGCTTGTTGAGAATTCTGCAATCACGCGCCAATTGAATTATGGTTCCTTGTGTGTGAGTGAATTTGGGGGATTTTATTGATTGGATTTTGTTGAGAAAGATGGGAATTCCCGGAGGTGGATGTGGTATAGTTTGGTTCAGGAGAGATCTCCGGGTGGAAGATAATCCGGCGCTGGCAGCGGGGATGAGGGCCGGGGCGGTGGTGCCTGTGTTTGTTTGGGCGCCGGAGGAGGAGGGGCACTACTTCCCTGGTAGAGTCTCTAGATGGTGGTTGAAGAATAGTTTGTCACACCTTGATAGCTCTTTGAGGAGCCTTGGCACTCCCCTCCTCACTAAGAGATCCACTGATAGTGTTTCTTCTCTTCTTGAAGTTGTCAAATTAACTGGTGCTGGTCAGCTGTTTTTCAACCATTTATATGGTTAGTCTATCTGTTTCAAGGAATCAGATTTATGTTCGGATTGTTGCTAATCATTATCTAACCTAGAAAAGTGATTGTGTTAATAAATCTTTTTTTGATCTTGGTTTAGTGATGTTTACTTCATACTTTTAGATCCCCTCTTGTGAGAGGAAACCATTGTTTTGAGCATGTTTATGGGGAGAGTTATGAGACCTTTGTTGTTGTGTGTTCTACACTTCTACTGGTACTGGTGGATGCTATATCACTTTAAAAGTGACCGTGTTTCTTTATTTTTGCTGCTAGTGTGTCCTAATCAACATGCTACTTATATGAATGAATCCGGATTTTGGATTTATCAATGCTTAGTTTATCCCTCTTGTGAGGGCAAACATTGTTTTCAGCATGTTTATGGGCAGAATTATGACACCTTTGTTGTTTGTGTTGTACTGTTAGATCCTATATCACTTGTAAGGGATCACCGGGTAAAGGAAGTCTTGACTGCTGAAGGTGTTACTGTCCGTTCCTTCAATGCAGACTTGCTCTATGAACCATGGGAAGTTCTTGACCAGGACGGTCTACCATTCAATACTTTCTCAGGATTCTGGGACAGATGCCTCAGTATGCCGCATGATCCTGAAGCTCCTCTCCTCCCGCCTAAAAGGATTTTTCCTGGTACTACTCATTTGCAAACTTATTACCCTATCATATGTTCGTCAATATCATCTTATTAGTTGGTCAGAGCTGATTTGAGGTTTGCATTTGTGGAAGCACTGCATCTGTCCTCTAGTTTATAGTAGCGTCCTTATCTATATCTAGTTATAAATCTTTCTGAGGTTTGCAGACAAGACGTTGACAATGGTTGAGGCGCTGGTATTGAACATGTTGATTTGTCAATGTGCTCTTCCAATTGTTTCCATTGTTATACTTTTTTCACAGGGGTTTTAAAGTATCATAGTATCTTTTTCAGCATGTCGCTGCTGTGGCCCTTTTCATAGGAGCAGCCTCCCAAGATGATTTTATCTTTAAATTGTTATCTGATCCGTTTTTCCTGTTCCTATCCATTTCCAGTCACCATCACATCTCTTCTCGATCAGCGTCCATGCAGAGAACTGCACGTCCTCATTAATGTATTTCTATAAATGTCAATGTTAATATATCCTTTCCAATTGCCTTTGGCTAAAACCTAAGTAATATATTATTGCTAATTCTTAGTGAACTAACAAACTAAATGTTATTCTTTGCTAAAGCAATTGTCTTTTACAAGTTTTAGTCTAATATGATATTATTCAAACTGCTGCTTGCTCTCATCCAGGTGATGTGTCGAGATGCAATCCTGACATTTTAGTATTTGAAGATGAGTCAGAGAAAGGAAGCAATGCCCTTCTTGCTCGGGCATGGTCCCCTGGCTGGAGCAATGCCGATAAAGCCCTAACAACCTTCTTAAATGGACCTCTCATAGAGTACTCTAAGAATCGTCGAAAGGCTGATAGTGCCACGACCTCTTTTCTATCCCCCCATTTGCATTTTGGGGAAGTCAGTGTTCGTAAGGTTTTCCATCTTGTTCGCATTAAGCAAGTTCTTTGGGCCAATGAAGGTAACAAAGCAGGTGAAGAGAGTGTTAATTTGTTCCTGAAAAGTATAGGGCTGAGGGAGTATTCCAGATACATGAGTTTCAATCATCCTTACAGCCATGAAAGGCCGTTACTTGGCTACTTCAAGTATTTCCCTTGGGTTGTGGACGAAGGCTACTTCAAGGCATGGAGACAAGGCCGGACTGGATATCCTCTGGTGGATGCTGGTATGAGGGAGCTATGGGCCACTGGATGGCTACATGATCGGATACGTGTTGTAGTCTCGAGTTTCTTTGTCAAGGTTCTGCAGCTGCCTTGGAGATGGGGAATGAAGTACTTCTGGGATACCCTGCTGGATGCAGATCTTGAGAGCGATGCCCTTGGTTGGCAATATATTACTGGAACAATTCCAGATGGTCGAGCATTTGACCGCCTTGATAACCTACAGGTCCGTACTCGCAACTTTTCTTGATGCTTTTGGATGCATTGACAGTTGACATTAATCAATGGATTGCTGTTTCTGTCTCTCATATTAtagtaaaaattataaaaaacctCTCTTTTTTTAATACCCATATCATTgcaaaaatagataaataattgtTCGCATGGAAAAAACCTTTCTATTTTGGGCAAGTGATTTTCCTTATATGTATATGAATGTGTATATCGATTGcatttctttgaatttttgaCATCTGGTTAAAAACCTTGTCACTGTGTGATAAATGTTCGAAGAATTTGACATACCCATGACGGGTGTTTTACTGGTACCTTGACTATCTATGCTTTTACTTTGTACTTGAATTTCCAAATATATTGAATTTTCTTAAAGATGCCATGATAAGGGACATGCAGTGCGTCCCTGAACTTGTATTATTTAGCTCCATGCTTCTACCGGGTTAAGTTGCTTTAAGGGTCTCAGTGTCTCGCACATTTTTGTTGGTTCTTTGCTTTCCTCCAATTACTTGGAGAATTTCCAATTTGATGATTTCAACAAAGTTGAGAACTAGGTTTCTATTATGTTTTGATAGATTGAGGGTTACAAGTTTGATCCAAATGGAGAATATGTTCGAAGATGGCTCCCTGAACTTTCTAGATTGCCGACAGAGTGGATACATCATCCATGGAATGCGCCAGAAAGTATGCTACAAGCTGCTGGAATCGAACTTGGTTCGAATTACCCTCTTCCTATAGTCAAAATAGATGCTGCAAAAGCTAGGTTGGAAGAAGCACTTGCACAAATGTGGCAGCAGGAAGGGGCTTCACAAACTGCAATCGAGAATGGAATGGAAGAGGGCCTTGGAGACTCATCTGAATCCACTCCTATTGCATTCCCTCCGGACACAGACATGGAGATGGACAATGAACCTATCAGAAACAATCCTCCTAATGCAGTCATTCGCCGCTATGGGGATCAAATGGTACCAAGCATGACCTCTTCTTTCATCCGTGTTGCAGATGAAGAGACGTCAGTTGATCTCAGAAGCACAGGCGATGATAATAGAGCTGAGGTCCCTTCAAATGTAAACCCTGCAGAGGAGCCGAGAAGAGAACGACGCGGCCAAGCTATTATCCAGACAGGTAGAACGAATGATGGTTTCCTACAATCCAATTTCGCAAGAGGTCGTAGAAATTCTGAAGATTCAACAGCAGAGTCATCCAGTACCACtagaagagagagagacagCGGGATTGTCCCAGTTTGGTCCCCCTCGAATTCCACATACTCTGATCCGTTCCGAGGTGAAGATAACAGCATTAGCTCCAGTTCGTCTTACTTGGCTAGGCATCCACAGGCTCACCAGCTATTCTGAAAGGCGGTTTCTCAAACTGGGTAAAAGCTACATTCTTTGTACTCTTTTTATATCAAAGATCATAGTAATATATTTGGAAGACTGTGCCTTTACCATATGAAGATGCTTAGATTAAGCTTCAATGTTGAaactccatttttttttctttatgggGGTACTTGTCGATAAATGCAGATCTGTAAATGAGATTCTACTCGCTGACAAGGCCTGTTCATAATAATTGTCTTGTTATTAAATAACCGGGAATGGTTGTTGAAGGATTCGAGCAAAGGGAGGGCTGCAAGAGGTAAGAGGCTCGCGATCGCCTGTGCTGTTTGTAACACTGTGATCAAAGTGTGCAACTATTCTAATTTGGTAGGTTAcaatgtatagtatatatatatctgaatatattgTTCCAGAGTTATGATTTGGTCGTATATGATATGAAGGTGTAGTATAAAAGTGAGATAGACAGACCGTTATCTATTCCTCGTGTATATACACTCGggatatgttttttttttggtattaagCTGCCACATTTTATCTTCATGATATTTGGTTTGGTGTTTATATGGTATCGGACGTAGGACAGATCTAATATTCagatttttcttctttagtaTATATACAATTGAGATCTTTGTCTCAAAAGCTGAAATATTAATGTTAATAACAATTGTACGCATTGACAATTTTTTATGATGATTGTCATTACAAATGATCAATTAGCGCACTTTGAAGCTCTAGATtggacattttttattttttattacgtCATATCGGGTCAAATACTATTGAAATCGCCTATCTTCATTTGTCGTCATCTCAACTTCCGGTTATGGCGCTTGTCTAGCAACTTCAATCGAAGAACTAGGTCACGCTCATcttcaactatcatgttatgtGAAATTATACTCCTTatgtctgcgaataggagtcatgttttttcattttagtccgtccgcgaatatgagtctcgattcacttttatcataaatggtaatagggtcataccttccactaattcattcaactcacatttcatttaaaactaatatatacaagtgagacccctattccactaactttttttcacccacttttctttacatttcttaaaacccgtgtcgtctataaatgagactcctaattgcggatggagggagtacatgtaATCATTATGTCAGACAGTAATTCTTTATCCCTGTTAAGTTGTAACACACTGATCCTGCTATAATTGCGAAACGTGATTGGAGAACACCACATCTTTTTACAAAAAGAGCTCAAGAGTAGGACAACCAAATGACGATGCTAATAGAATATATTCTTTGCAATTCGACAATATTGGAGGACCAGGTTATGATTTACTCGATTTTTAAATTTCGTTTTCATTTTGTTATTGATTAGTTCTTCGTGTTTTAATTCATACtcctattaattaaataataatggacATATTTGTAACATCTCATAAATTTTTGCAGCAGTAGCACTATATTTGGTGATAATGCATAGAAAAGTctaaaaatgaatttgaatttagtgTATGGTTGAAAATTTTTTTAAACCAAATTTGGATTTGATGTATGGTTAAAAAAGTTTTTTacaccaaaaatgagttttggtgtATGACTGGTATAGTCTAATGAATGTGATTTTGTATGTGCTCCTTCCTCTTTCTTATATATGTACAACGGTAcaaattttattagtataattaatatataattaatagaatcattaaatataaaagatatttgacaaattttatggttggaaacaaaactatcattaacTTATTTTCAAAATAGAAAGAAGTCTTTGtatgacaaaataatatttcTAGGTCACTCCAATTGAATTTAACGGATTACACGCCAACGATAAAGAGGGTTAATTATTAGTGGAAAATATGGGTTTAGACGACCAAAAAACACCTAGATTTTGCCAAATGCTTCCATCATTAAGTATCAACCCTATGCTTCCATCATTAAGTATCAACCCTAAATTTATCCGTTATAATCAAAAGTGCGCATTTTATGTTCCATAATTTACGTGTTGCTCTGTTTAAggctataagagcatccacgataAGACGGACTAACCAACAGCCTAGTATTAGAACTAACCAAAAACATCTCCTGTCACGTAACTAGGATTAACCACTGCATAATAATAGCCTAACACTAGGACTAACCAACGACCTAGCCAATAAAACAAATTCACCaatacggaattaaaaattCGACGCGGATACGGAAAAAGTACaaccattttattaaaaaaaaaacatacatatttaaatttaaaaaaatacatagttcaacaacaa
This sequence is a window from Salvia splendens isolate huo1 chromosome 5, SspV2, whole genome shotgun sequence. Protein-coding genes within it:
- the LOC121805737 gene encoding cryptochrome-1-like, with protein sequence MGIPGGGCGIVWFRRDLRVEDNPALAAGMRAGAVVPVFVWAPEEEGHYFPGRVSRWWLKNSLSHLDSSLRSLGTPLLTKRSTDSVSSLLEVVKLTGAGQLFFNHLYDPISLVRDHRVKEVLTAEGVTVRSFNADLLYEPWEVLDQDGLPFNTFSGFWDRCLSMPHDPEAPLLPPKRIFPGDVSRCNPDILVFEDESEKGSNALLARAWSPGWSNADKALTTFLNGPLIEYSKNRRKADSATTSFLSPHLHFGEVSVRKVFHLVRIKQVLWANEGNKAGEESVNLFLKSIGLREYSRYMSFNHPYSHERPLLGYFKYFPWVVDEGYFKAWRQGRTGYPLVDAGMRELWATGWLHDRIRVVVSSFFVKVLQLPWRWGMKYFWDTLLDADLESDALGWQYITGTIPDGRAFDRLDNLQIEGYKFDPNGEYVRRWLPELSRLPTEWIHHPWNAPESMLQAAGIELGSNYPLPIVKIDAAKARLEEALAQMWQQEGASQTAIENGMEEGLGDSSESTPIAFPPDTDMEMDNEPIRNNPPNAVIRRYGDQMVPSMTSSFIRVADEETSVDLRSTGDDNRAEVPSNVNPAEEPRRERRGQAIIQTGRTNDGFLQSNFARGRRNSEDSTAESSSTTRRERDSGIVPVWSPSNSTYSDPFRGEDNSISSSSSYLARHPQAHQLF